From a single Chitinophaga sp. Cy-1792 genomic region:
- a CDS encoding ABC transporter ATP-binding protein, producing MVLTVVLAVISPLRPYLIQVTVDKYIANQLVRMLVLVTVLQIALLLLETVVRFFFSYLTNWLGQSVVKDMRVTVFRKIIHLNLAFFDKTPIGTLTTRTINDIEAINDVFSEGIISIVADLLMIIAILTVMFIEDWRLTLVSLSPFPILIIATYIFKESVNKSFYRVRNAVSALNAFVQEHITGMVVVQAFTGEKREFARFKQINKDHRDANIDAIFAYSVFFPVVEIILAISLGLMVWWGSNKVLNYEVTQGVMIAFIMYLNMLFRPLRMLADKFNTLQMGMVASERVFKILDNEDYIPDHGKQDGRDMKGAISFDHVSFAYVEDRYVLKDIDFEAKQGDTVAIVGHTGSGKTTIISILNRLYEIQKGSIKIDGIPLPEYSLHALRSRIGVVLQDVFLFSGSIYDNITLHNEAISREEVESASKLIGIHDFIMQLPGGYDYQVMERGSTLSLGQRQLISFVRALLYNPAILILDEATSSVDTESEALIQHAIDKLIADRTAIIIAHRLSTISKADKIIVLDKGEIKEMGSHEELLKLEGFYYKLHSMQFSSSAAS from the coding sequence ATGGTACTCACTGTGGTATTGGCGGTAATCTCACCGTTGCGGCCATACCTCATCCAGGTAACCGTTGATAAATATATTGCGAACCAGCTCGTACGTATGTTAGTGCTGGTGACCGTATTACAGATAGCCTTACTGCTGTTGGAAACAGTAGTAAGGTTTTTCTTTTCCTACCTGACCAACTGGCTGGGACAATCCGTCGTAAAAGATATGCGGGTAACAGTCTTTAGGAAGATCATCCACCTGAACCTGGCCTTTTTCGACAAAACCCCGATTGGTACCCTGACCACCCGTACCATCAATGATATAGAAGCTATCAATGATGTGTTTTCTGAAGGTATAATCAGTATAGTAGCTGATTTGCTGATGATCATCGCCATTCTGACGGTGATGTTTATTGAAGACTGGCGCCTTACGCTGGTTAGTTTGTCGCCCTTCCCAATCCTGATTATCGCGACCTATATTTTTAAAGAGAGTGTAAATAAGTCATTTTACCGGGTGCGCAACGCGGTTTCGGCCCTGAATGCCTTTGTACAGGAACATATTACCGGAATGGTAGTAGTACAGGCATTTACCGGCGAAAAGCGTGAATTTGCCCGATTTAAGCAGATTAATAAAGACCATAGAGACGCCAATATCGATGCGATATTCGCTTATTCTGTGTTTTTCCCTGTAGTAGAGATTATCCTGGCCATTTCGCTGGGATTGATGGTTTGGTGGGGATCCAATAAGGTATTGAATTACGAAGTAACCCAGGGGGTGATGATTGCCTTTATCATGTACCTGAATATGCTGTTCAGGCCGCTTCGTATGCTGGCGGATAAGTTCAATACCCTGCAAATGGGTATGGTGGCCAGCGAAAGGGTATTTAAGATTTTAGACAATGAGGATTATATCCCGGATCATGGGAAACAGGATGGCAGGGATATGAAAGGAGCCATCAGCTTCGATCATGTATCCTTTGCCTATGTAGAGGACCGGTATGTATTGAAAGACATTGATTTTGAAGCAAAGCAGGGCGATACCGTGGCGATAGTAGGGCATACCGGATCTGGTAAAACCACTATTATCAGCATATTGAATCGCCTGTATGAGATCCAGAAGGGTAGTATAAAGATAGATGGCATTCCGTTGCCGGAGTACTCGCTGCATGCTTTACGTAGCAGGATAGGAGTGGTGTTGCAGGATGTATTCCTTTTCAGTGGCTCCATTTATGATAATATCACCTTGCATAACGAGGCTATCAGCCGGGAAGAGGTGGAGTCAGCCTCAAAACTCATTGGTATTCATGATTTTATCATGCAGTTGCCGGGTGGGTATGATTACCAGGTGATGGAAAGGGGTAGTACTTTATCGCTGGGACAGCGTCAGCTGATATCGTTCGTGCGGGCGTTATTATATAATCCGGCTATCCTGATATTGGATGAGGCTACTTCTTCCGTGGATACGGAATCGGAGGCCTTGATACAGCATGCGATTGACAAGTTGATAGCGGACAGGACGGCGATTATTATAGCCCACAGGTTATCAACGATTAGTAAAGCAGATAAGATTATTGTGTTGGATAAGGGAGAGATTAAGGAGATGGGAAGCCATGAAGAGTTATTGAAGCTGGAAGGTTTTTATTACAAGCTCCACAGCATGCAGTTTAGCAGTTCGGCGGCAAGTTAA
- the atpE gene encoding ATP synthase F0 subunit C: protein MALLTVLLQAANEAAASASGLAKAGGAIGAGIAAIAAGIGVGNIGKSALESIARQPEAANDIRANMILAAALVEGVALFGVIAGLLAVVM, encoded by the coding sequence ATGGCACTTTTGACTGTTTTATTGCAGGCTGCTAACGAAGCTGCTGCATCTGCTTCAGGTTTAGCAAAAGCTGGTGGTGCGATCGGTGCTGGTATCGCAGCAATCGCTGCTGGTATCGGTGTAGGTAACATCGGTAAGAGCGCTCTGGAATCTATCGCTCGTCAACCAGAAGCTGCAAATGACATCCGTGCAAACATGATCCTGGCAGCTGCGCTGGTAGAGGGTGTTGCCCTGTTCGGTGTAATCGCTGGTCTGTTGGCGGTAGTTATGTAA
- the atpF gene encoding F0F1 ATP synthase subunit B, whose amino-acid sequence MDLLIPAVGLFIISFVIFVIVFLVLKKFAWTPILAVLKEREGSIADSIASAERVKEEMAQMKAEHEHVLAEAKAERSKILKEAKDAKDLIISEAKTQAQAEAKKIISEAYSAIENQKMAALTEVKNQVGSLVIEVAEKVLRKELSDKSAQEGYVKQLAQEIKLN is encoded by the coding sequence ATGGATCTGTTGATACCAGCGGTCGGCTTATTTATTATCTCTTTTGTAATCTTCGTTATTGTATTCCTCGTTCTGAAGAAATTTGCCTGGACTCCGATCCTCGCGGTTCTGAAAGAAAGGGAAGGATCTATTGCTGATTCTATCGCTTCTGCAGAAAGAGTGAAAGAAGAGATGGCACAGATGAAAGCTGAACACGAACACGTGCTGGCTGAAGCAAAAGCTGAAAGAAGCAAAATCCTGAAAGAAGCTAAAGACGCAAAAGATCTGATCATCAGCGAAGCCAAAACTCAGGCGCAGGCTGAAGCTAAAAAGATCATCTCTGAAGCTTATTCCGCTATCGAAAACCAGAAAATGGCTGCGTTAACGGAAGTGAAAAACCAGGTGGGTTCCCTCGTGATTGAAGTGGCTGAAAAAGTTCTGAGAAAAGAACTGTCAGACAAATCAGCTCAGGAAGGTTATGTAAAACAACTGGCACAGGAAATCAAATTGAACTAA
- the atpB gene encoding F0F1 ATP synthase subunit A, which produces MVALVMALGLHGFGNSAFAAESHEGGESAPVAAEHKEKFDAKEEILGHVKDQHDWHFMDFGETKVTIPLPIIIYNPARGTSAFMSSAFEHGHASHDGYRLVTKHYVEEKGLNPAQYVTGTIIAVDGQDNPTGEKIYDFSITKNITSMIIGAILLIWMMLSVAKAYKTRGSKQAPKGFQSVMEPVIIFMRDEVVKPNIPGKAAEKYTPFILTIFFFILINNLLGLLPGSANVTGNIAVTAALAIVSFIAILISSNKHFWGHIFNPPVPGGVKIILAPVELIGVFTKPVSLAIRLFANILAGHIIILSIISLVFIFGGLSKVAGYGFLPITIFFNIVMMMLELLVAFIQAFIFATLTAVFIGQAMEGGHDDAHGAHH; this is translated from the coding sequence ATGGTAGCACTTGTGATGGCGTTAGGCCTTCACGGTTTTGGTAATTCGGCTTTTGCTGCGGAAAGCCACGAGGGTGGTGAGTCTGCACCAGTTGCAGCTGAGCACAAAGAGAAATTTGATGCTAAGGAGGAAATCCTTGGTCACGTAAAAGACCAGCATGACTGGCATTTTATGGACTTCGGAGAAACCAAGGTAACTATTCCTTTACCAATTATCATCTACAATCCTGCTCGTGGAACATCTGCGTTTATGTCTTCTGCTTTTGAGCATGGTCATGCTTCACATGATGGTTATCGTCTGGTAACCAAGCATTATGTAGAAGAAAAGGGTTTGAATCCTGCACAGTATGTAACCGGAACTATCATTGCGGTAGACGGTCAGGATAACCCAACTGGTGAGAAGATCTACGATTTTTCTATTACCAAGAACATCACTTCCATGATTATCGGCGCTATTCTGCTGATCTGGATGATGTTATCAGTAGCGAAGGCTTACAAAACCCGTGGTAGCAAACAAGCGCCTAAAGGTTTCCAGAGTGTGATGGAACCGGTGATCATCTTCATGAGAGATGAGGTGGTAAAGCCAAACATTCCTGGTAAAGCAGCTGAGAAGTACACTCCATTTATTCTGACTATCTTCTTCTTTATCCTGATAAACAATCTGTTGGGTCTGTTACCTGGTTCTGCCAACGTAACCGGTAACATTGCAGTAACTGCTGCGCTGGCGATCGTAAGTTTCATTGCGATCCTGATTAGCTCCAACAAGCATTTCTGGGGTCACATTTTCAATCCTCCGGTTCCTGGTGGTGTTAAAATCATCCTGGCGCCAGTAGAGCTGATTGGTGTGTTCACCAAACCTGTGTCACTGGCCATCCGACTTTTCGCCAACATTCTGGCAGGTCACATTATCATTCTGAGCATTATCTCCCTGGTATTTATATTTGGTGGTCTGAGCAAGGTAGCTGGTTATGGCTTCCTGCCAATCACTATCTTCTTCAACATCGTAATGATGATGCTGGAGTTGCTGGTAGCATTTATCCAGGCGTTTATCTTCGCTACACTGACAGCGGTATTTATCGGTCAGGCGATGGAAGGTGGACATGATGATGCACATGGTGCACACCACTAA